The following are encoded together in the Caretta caretta isolate rCarCar2 chromosome 17, rCarCar1.hap1, whole genome shotgun sequence genome:
- the ALKBH4 gene encoding alpha-ketoglutarate-dependent dioxygenase alkB homolog 4 — protein MEARGGGGGGGGAGPACGCKGIRSCLLCEGPALAAPPPQEKGNFTYCPAAGLAVGNECSEFAGWAFPFPGVFLLEEFINQDEESEMVQLMDQDDWKLSQSGRRKQDYGPKVNFKKKKLKAGGFIGLPSFSQEIVQRMKAHSMLEDFFPVEQCNLDYLPERGSAIDPHFDDWWLWGERLVSLNVLSKTVLSMSCDSEESLQLFATHSQGSGASNHSASPQASQNHKSNNLSPTSACENLDSWDIDHSSPTRLIPYKEVTVDILLPRRSLIVLYGDARYKWKHAIYRKHIEHRRICVTFRELSAEFTLGGKQEKLGKELLEIALTFQGKPV, from the exons ATGGAGGCgcggggaggcggcggcggcggcgggggcgcGGGGCCCGCCTGCGGCTGCAAGGGGATCCGCTCCTGCCTGCTCTGCGAGGGGCCCGCGCTGGCCGCTCCGCCCCCGCAG GAAAAGGGTAACTTCACTTACTGTCCAGCAGCAGGTTTAGCTGTAGGAAATGAATGCTCAGAGTTTGCTGGCTGGGCATTTCCATTTCCAGGAGTATTCTTGCTGGAGGAGTTTATAAATCAAGACGAGGAATCTGAGATGGTTCAGCTGATGGATCAAGATGACTGGAAACTATCGCAGTCTGGCCGAAGGAAGCAG GACTATGGGCCCAAAGTGAACTTTAAGAAAAAGAAGCTGAAAGCTGGTGGTTTCATTGGCTTGCCCAGTTTTAGCCAGGAGATTGTGCAGCGAATGAAAGCTCATTCTATGCTAGAGGATTTCTTTCCTGTTGAGCAATGTAACCTGGACTATCTACCTGAAAGAGGTTCTGCCATTGACCCACACTTTGATGACTGGTGGCTTTGGGGGGAGCGACTGGTTAGTTTAAACGTGCTCTCAAAAACTGTGTTGTCCATGTCCTGTGATTCAGAAGAGAGTCTCCAGTTATTTGCCACTCACAGTCAGGGAAGTGGGGCATCAAATCACTCTGCCTCACCTCAAGCTTCTCAGAACCATAAATCAAACAACCTTTCTCCCACATCAGCATGTGAAAATTTGGACAGCTGGGATATTGACCACTCATCTCCCACAAGACTTATTCCATACAAAGAAGTTACTGTAGACATTCTCTTACCTAGGAGATCCCTGATTGTGCTGTATGGAGATGCACGCTATAAGTGGAAACACGCAATTTACCGCAAGCACATTGAGCATCGCCGGATCTGTGTGACCTTCAGGGAGCTGTCTGCAGAGTTCACTTTGGGAGGAAAGCAGGAAAAACTGGGTAAAGAGCTCCTGGAAATAGCCCTGACATTTCAAGGAAAACCAGTGTGA